A genomic window from Methylorubrum extorquens includes:
- a CDS encoding SMP-30/gluconolactonase/LRE family protein: MAASPAIRVLDPSRCHLGEGPSYDPATDTAWWVDILENRLFELPLSGGAGPAKVHALPFMASDVAAIDAERQLLSAEDGLYVRTIRDGHLSLFCPLEAEDAGTRSNDGRVHPSGALWIGTMGRDAEPKRGAIYHVAGTRVTRLFSGLSIPNGMAFSPDGATGYFVDTDEGVLRRVSLDPATGLPTGEPETHYDHSDGEGGIDGAAVDAEGLIWTARFGGACLDVYSPAGERVRTVPVPARQPTCPTFAGRALDQLLVTTAYEGMDADARTKDPEHGRTLLVGIGARGLLEPAFRLDA, translated from the coding sequence TTGGCCGCATCTCCAGCGATCCGCGTCCTTGATCCGTCCCGCTGCCATCTCGGCGAGGGGCCGAGCTACGATCCGGCGACCGACACCGCGTGGTGGGTCGATATCCTGGAGAACCGCCTGTTCGAATTGCCCCTGAGCGGGGGCGCCGGCCCGGCGAAGGTGCATGCCCTCCCGTTCATGGCGAGCGACGTCGCCGCCATCGACGCCGAGCGGCAATTGCTCTCGGCGGAGGACGGGCTCTACGTCCGAACCATCCGCGATGGGCATCTGAGCCTGTTCTGCCCGCTGGAGGCGGAGGATGCCGGCACCCGCTCCAATGACGGCCGGGTCCATCCGAGCGGGGCGCTGTGGATCGGCACCATGGGCCGGGACGCCGAACCGAAGCGCGGCGCGATCTACCACGTCGCCGGCACGCGGGTGACGCGGCTGTTCTCCGGCCTCTCGATCCCCAACGGCATGGCCTTCTCGCCGGACGGCGCGACCGGCTACTTCGTCGATACCGACGAGGGCGTGCTGCGGCGCGTCTCCCTCGACCCCGCCACCGGTCTGCCCACGGGCGAACCCGAGACCCATTACGATCACAGTGACGGCGAGGGCGGGATCGACGGCGCGGCGGTGGACGCCGAAGGCCTGATCTGGACCGCGCGCTTCGGAGGCGCTTGCCTCGACGTCTACAGCCCGGCGGGCGAGCGGGTGCGCACCGTGCCCGTCCCGGCGCGCCAGCCCACCTGTCCGACCTTCGCTGGCCGTGCCCTCGACCAGCTCCTCGTCACCACGGCCTACGAGGGCATGGACGCTGACGCGCGCACAAAAGACCCCGAGCACGGGCGCACTCTGCTCGTCGGCATCGGCGCCCGCGGCCTGCTGGAGCCGGCCTTCCGCCTCGACGCCTGA
- a CDS encoding IS630 family transposase, with product MRSDISFTLSASDRLRLEALVADRNTPQKHVWRARIVLLSADGIGTHAIMREAAVSKTAVWRWQDRFAQEGVEGLLRDKTRPARIPPLGPEVAARVVALTQEDPPGETTHWTAAAMSKVTAISISSVQRIWRRHGLQPHRVRQFKLSTDPAFAAKLRDVVGLYVDPPAHAVVLSVDEKSQIQALARTQAPLPMKPGQPTTRTHDYKRHGTTTLFAALDILEGKVIGRCMQRHRHQEFIRFLNAVEAAVPAGKIVHAILDNYAVHKHPKVRAWLDRHPRWTFHFTPTSASWLNAVEGFFAKLAKRRLRRGVFGSLIEVQAAIKRFIAESNGDPKPFTWTADPDRIIQAARRGHQVLDSHH from the coding sequence ATGCGCAGTGACATCTCTTTCACGCTCTCCGCCTCGGATCGCCTTCGGCTAGAGGCCCTGGTCGCGGATCGAAACACTCCGCAGAAGCACGTTTGGCGCGCTCGCATCGTGCTGCTGAGCGCCGATGGGATCGGGACGCACGCGATCATGCGTGAGGCGGCCGTGTCCAAGACGGCGGTCTGGCGCTGGCAGGACCGCTTCGCGCAGGAGGGCGTCGAAGGGCTCCTGCGAGACAAGACGCGGCCGGCGCGCATCCCGCCGCTGGGGCCGGAGGTGGCGGCGCGTGTTGTGGCTCTGACGCAGGAAGATCCGCCCGGCGAGACCACGCATTGGACGGCCGCCGCCATGAGCAAGGTCACAGCCATAAGCATTTCGTCGGTGCAGCGGATCTGGCGGAGGCACGGCCTACAGCCACACCGGGTCCGGCAGTTCAAGCTCTCTACCGACCCGGCCTTCGCTGCCAAATTGCGTGACGTCGTCGGGCTCTACGTCGATCCGCCCGCCCATGCCGTCGTGCTTTCGGTCGACGAGAAGAGCCAGATCCAAGCGCTCGCCCGCACGCAGGCCCCGTTGCCGATGAAGCCGGGCCAGCCGACGACGCGCACCCACGACTACAAGCGCCACGGCACGACGACCCTGTTTGCCGCTCTGGACATCCTGGAGGGCAAGGTGATTGGCCGCTGCATGCAGCGCCACCGGCATCAGGAGTTCATCCGTTTCCTCAACGCGGTCGAGGCGGCGGTTCCGGCGGGCAAGATCGTCCACGCGATCCTGGACAACTATGCCGTTCACAAGCACCCGAAGGTCCGCGCCTGGCTCGATCGCCACCCACGCTGGACCTTCCATTTCACCCCGACCTCAGCCTCGTGGCTCAACGCCGTTGAGGGCTTCTTCGCCAAGCTCGCAAAACGCCGCCTGCGACGCGGCGTGTTCGGATCGCTGATCGAGGTACAGGCGGCCATCAAACGCTTCATCGCCGAGAGCAACGGCGACCCCAAGCCCTTCACCTGGACCGCCGACCCGGATCGCATCATCCAGGCCGCAAGGCGCGGGCACCAAGTGTTAGACTCGCACCACTAG
- a CDS encoding cytochrome P450, with amino-acid sequence MDMQAPPGHAAPRLVPPVPVPPERELPTLRFIAAMRVNGIACWPASAYEAPLRRRRLFGRARFTVSDPDLVRRVLVDNAANYARTPITIRLLRPMLGDGLLISEGTAWRHQRRALAPAFTPRAVETLVPHILSASDEAVAALEGPAARGPVDLFAALQRLALEIAGRTMFSVGMARRGDRLRGFLEAYAARLGRPHLTDLLVPLRFATPLDRARARFRRDWVAFLDEVITDRDEGQSGRQGGGRVGGEARDLLDLLRAARDPETGRGFSHEELRDQVATMILAGHETTAVTLLWACTLLALAPETQGAVAAEAGSADKPFTRAVIEETMRLYPPAFVLARRALGPDELAGETVRPGDSVTISPWLLHRHRTLWRDPDAFDPGRFLPGAPPVPRFAYLPFGAGPRVCIGAAFALTEATLALSRIVGHFRIERADARPVLPTAVVTTQPDHAPAFRLTRRV; translated from the coding sequence ATGGACATGCAGGCTCCGCCCGGCCACGCGGCGCCGCGCTTGGTGCCGCCTGTGCCGGTGCCGCCGGAAAGGGAATTGCCGACCCTGCGCTTCATCGCGGCGATGCGGGTCAACGGCATCGCGTGCTGGCCGGCCTCCGCCTACGAGGCGCCCTTGCGCCGCCGCCGGCTGTTCGGGCGCGCGCGCTTCACCGTCAGCGATCCGGATCTGGTGCGGCGCGTGCTGGTGGACAACGCCGCCAACTACGCTCGCACTCCGATCACCATCCGCCTGCTGCGGCCGATGCTCGGCGACGGGCTGCTCATCAGCGAGGGGACGGCGTGGCGCCACCAGCGGCGCGCGCTGGCACCTGCCTTCACCCCGCGGGCGGTCGAAACGCTGGTGCCCCACATCCTCTCGGCAAGCGACGAGGCGGTCGCCGCCCTCGAAGGCCCGGCGGCCCGGGGACCGGTCGATCTGTTCGCTGCGCTCCAGCGGCTCGCCCTGGAGATCGCCGGGCGCACCATGTTCTCCGTCGGCATGGCCCGCCGCGGCGACCGCCTGCGCGGCTTCCTCGAAGCCTACGCCGCGCGGCTCGGGCGCCCGCACCTGACCGATCTGCTCGTCCCCTTGCGCTTCGCCACGCCGCTCGACCGGGCCCGCGCCCGCTTCCGCCGCGACTGGGTCGCCTTCCTCGATGAGGTCATCACCGACCGCGACGAGGGCCAAAGTGGGCGTCAAGGCGGAGGCCGAGTTGGAGGCGAAGCGCGCGACCTGCTCGACCTGCTTCGAGCCGCCCGCGATCCCGAGACCGGCCGGGGCTTCTCGCACGAGGAGCTGCGCGATCAGGTCGCCACCATGATCCTGGCCGGGCACGAGACCACGGCGGTGACCCTGCTCTGGGCCTGCACGCTGCTCGCGCTCGCGCCGGAGACGCAAGGAGCCGTCGCGGCGGAGGCTGGCAGCGCGGACAAGCCGTTCACCCGCGCGGTGATCGAGGAGACGATGCGGCTCTACCCGCCGGCCTTCGTGCTGGCCCGCCGCGCGCTCGGCCCGGACGAGCTGGCCGGCGAGACGGTCCGGCCCGGCGACAGCGTGACGATCTCGCCCTGGCTGCTGCACCGGCACCGCACGCTGTGGCGCGACCCCGATGCCTTCGATCCGGGCCGCTTCCTACCGGGAGCCCCGCCGGTGCCGCGCTTTGCCTACCTGCCCTTCGGGGCGGGCCCGCGGGTCTGCATCGGCGCGGCCTTCGCGCTGACCGAGGCGACGCTGGCGCTCAGCCGGATCGTCGGGCACTTCCGGATCGAGCGGGCCGATGCCCGCCCGGTGCTTCCGACGGCCGTGGTGACGACCCAGCCCGACCACGCCCCTGCCTTCCGGCTGACGCGGCGGGTGTAA
- a CDS encoding putative quinol monooxygenase — protein sequence MPLSVFATISPKSEHLTEALAAIEGILAATRAEDGCLQFDLHRGAGTGRIYLYEVWSDRDAFDSHHAQPYTQAVFRKYEAWLAEPVELTFMRPVA from the coding sequence ATGCCGCTTTCCGTCTTCGCCACTATCTCGCCCAAGTCCGAGCACCTGACGGAAGCCTTGGCTGCGATCGAAGGCATCTTGGCCGCCACCCGAGCCGAGGATGGCTGTCTGCAGTTCGACCTCCACCGTGGCGCCGGCACGGGACGGATTTATCTCTACGAGGTCTGGTCCGATCGCGATGCCTTCGATAGCCATCACGCCCAGCCCTACACGCAGGCGGTCTTTCGGAAATACGAGGCTTGGCTGGCCGAACCCGTCGAGTTGACCTTCATGCGACCGGTGGCCTGA
- a CDS encoding MarR family winged helix-turn-helix transcriptional regulator produces MFFLKELPSRQMIEGYADAYGVATETIASGLAIMRRASLMIRHLENYFSSHGLSQVRFLVLIVIDREPDRETLTVGEITERLDVAGPVVARTLRALLDDGLVTQEKDAQDARIKQVGLTRIGRETLDALLPGYMAIIAEEMEKTL; encoded by the coding sequence GTGTTCTTCCTGAAGGAACTTCCGTCGCGACAGATGATCGAAGGCTATGCCGACGCCTACGGCGTTGCCACAGAGACGATCGCTTCCGGGCTTGCCATCATGCGTAGGGCAAGCTTGATGATCCGGCATCTGGAGAATTACTTCAGCAGCCATGGTCTGTCGCAGGTTCGCTTCTTGGTCCTCATCGTCATCGACCGGGAACCTGATCGCGAGACGCTGACCGTCGGCGAGATCACGGAGCGATTGGATGTTGCCGGCCCCGTCGTCGCGCGCACGTTGCGGGCCCTTCTCGACGACGGGTTGGTCACCCAGGAGAAGGACGCTCAAGATGCCAGGATCAAACAGGTCGGTCTGACCAGGATCGGGCGAGAGACGCTCGATGCACTACTTCCCGGCTACATGGCCATCATTGCAGAAGAGATGGAGAAAACCCTGTGA
- the minE gene encoding cell division topological specificity factor MinE: MSVLTFLKPRGSGSVARERLQLILAHERVENGRPDLIITLREEILNVIAKHVTVERDKVQIKLERGEGVSTLGVDIEFPVDAVLKPKAKAKRAIA; this comes from the coding sequence ATGAGTGTCCTGACCTTCCTCAAGCCGCGCGGCTCCGGTTCGGTCGCCCGCGAACGCCTGCAGCTCATCCTCGCGCACGAGCGCGTGGAGAATGGGCGGCCCGACCTGATCATCACCTTGCGCGAAGAGATCCTGAACGTGATCGCCAAGCACGTCACGGTCGAGCGCGACAAGGTGCAGATCAAGCTGGAGCGGGGCGAGGGTGTCTCGACGCTCGGCGTCGACATCGAATTCCCCGTCGATGCGGTTCTCAAGCCGAAGGCGAAGGCCAAGCGCGCCATCGCGTGA
- the minD gene encoding septum site-determining protein MinD, translating into MAKVLCVTSGKGGVGKTTTTAALGAALAQAGEKVCVVDFDVGLRNLDLIMGAERRVVYDLINVTNGDAKLPQALIRDKRLENLSLLPASQTRDKDALTDEGVERVMGELREKFDWIVCDSPAGIERGAQLAMRHADVAVVVTNPEVSSVRDSDRIIGLLDSKTVRAERGDTIEKHLILTRFDPARADRGDMLKVDDVLEILSIPLLAIIPESLEVLRASNVGCPVTLNNPLCAPSRAYIDAVRRLKGETVPMAIPSDRKSLINKLFTRRAA; encoded by the coding sequence ATGGCCAAGGTTCTTTGTGTCACGTCCGGTAAGGGCGGCGTCGGCAAGACCACCACGACGGCAGCGCTCGGTGCGGCGCTGGCGCAGGCCGGCGAGAAGGTCTGCGTGGTCGATTTCGACGTCGGCCTGCGCAACCTCGACCTGATCATGGGCGCCGAGCGCCGCGTGGTCTACGACCTGATCAACGTCACCAACGGCGACGCCAAGCTGCCGCAGGCGCTGATCCGCGACAAGCGCCTGGAAAACCTCTCCCTGCTGCCCGCCTCGCAGACCCGCGACAAGGACGCGCTCACCGACGAAGGCGTCGAGCGGGTGATGGGCGAGCTGCGCGAGAAGTTCGACTGGATCGTCTGCGACAGCCCCGCCGGCATCGAGCGCGGCGCCCAGCTCGCCATGCGCCACGCCGACGTGGCCGTGGTGGTGACGAACCCGGAAGTCTCCTCGGTGCGCGACTCGGACCGGATCATCGGCCTGCTCGACTCCAAGACCGTGCGCGCCGAGCGCGGCGACACGATCGAGAAGCACCTGATCCTGACCCGCTTCGACCCGGCCCGCGCCGACCGCGGCGACATGCTGAAAGTGGACGACGTGCTCGAGATCCTCTCGATCCCGCTGCTGGCCATCATCCCGGAGAGCCTCGAAGTCCTGCGCGCCTCGAACGTCGGCTGCCCGGTGACGCTCAACAACCCGCTCTGCGCGCCCTCCCGCGCCTACATCGATGCCGTGCGTCGCCTGAAGGGCGAGACCGTGCCGATGGCGATCCCCTCCGACCGCAAATCCCTGATCAACAAGCTGTTCACACGGAGGGCCGCATGA
- the minC gene encoding septum site-determining protein MinC — protein sequence MFRAVSLAPEAPLADWLALLDAALKRSATLFDDRAVILDVAGLKPAPSELETLIAELSARKLRILGIEGAEAPLPSLLPPRLVGGRPAGDVFEAPAFEEEKPGVSSLTIEGSVRSGQSIVHREGDVTVMGSVSSGAEILAGGSIHVYGALRGRAIAGAARNPRARIYCRKFEPELLGIDRLVRTAEDMGTHLRGQAVQIWSDGGAIKIAALG from the coding sequence GTGTTCCGCGCCGTCTCATTGGCGCCGGAAGCCCCCCTCGCCGATTGGCTCGCCCTTCTGGACGCCGCCCTGAAGCGATCGGCCACGCTGTTCGACGACAGGGCCGTGATCCTCGACGTCGCCGGGCTCAAGCCCGCGCCGTCCGAGTTGGAGACCCTGATCGCCGAGCTGTCGGCGCGAAAGCTGCGCATCCTCGGCATCGAGGGCGCGGAGGCTCCGCTGCCCTCGCTCCTTCCGCCGCGGCTCGTCGGCGGTCGCCCCGCCGGTGACGTCTTCGAGGCGCCGGCGTTCGAGGAAGAGAAGCCGGGCGTGTCGTCCCTCACCATCGAGGGCTCGGTGCGCTCGGGCCAAAGCATCGTCCACCGCGAGGGGGACGTGACCGTGATGGGCTCGGTGTCCTCAGGGGCAGAGATCCTCGCGGGCGGCTCCATCCACGTCTACGGCGCCCTGCGCGGGCGGGCCATCGCGGGCGCCGCCCGCAACCCCCGCGCACGCATCTACTGCCGCAAGTTCGAGCCCGAGCTTCTCGGCATCGACCGCCTCGTCCGCACGGCCGAGGACATGGGCACTCACCTGCGCGGTCAAGCGGTCCAGATCTGGTCCGACGGCGGCGCGATCAAAATTGCAGCCTTGGGTTAA